The Halomonas elongata DSM 2581 DNA segment AGTCACTGCATAAAAAACCACTTGATTATAAATTTCATTAAACACAACCTGCAGATAAAACCTTTTAAATGAATATACGTATTCAGCAAGATCTCCACTCTCATCATGACTCTCTAAAACAGGGGCACCAAAAACAGACTCTACATGTTTAATAGAAACCCCAGAATTCATCATCTTCAAGCCATCCTCCGCCCTCTTCTGCTTTAAAAAATCCTTATAAAAACCCAAGAAATCTTTCATCCCTCCCACAACTAAAAAAGCACCGAGCAATACTGGCCAAAACCATTTAAAAAACTTTTTAAAAAATCTAAAAAACAACATATCACTCCTCATAAAAGCACCACAAAACCATCCGAAATCACCAGACCACTTTAGTTCTGGCCACTCGATTCTTATTCTCCGTTTCAGCTCATCCCGCGGCAAAGATGATATCTTGGACATACCCCCACAACACAGTTATTTCATCTGAGGCCATACGACGTGGAGGGGATGCGCTCCCAGTTGTGTTGCAGAGACAGGTGTCCACCAAGACTCGCCTATCGTTCGTCTTGATAATCCTGAGCTCTACCTTCCACTTTCCCCTGGCACGTTTGAGCACTCCGTTGTAGCCGCTCCACAATCTTCTCCTGAAGTTCGTGTCGTTTGGTCTTCATAGAAGGCATGGAGCCTACAAAAGCCGTGATGCATTTGGCCAGTTCCTGGTCATCGGAGTCGTGGCTCTGAGCCAAATCTTGGGCCGCCGTCAGCCAGGCCTTGCGAACATAGGTCTGGCGCTCCTTAATACGGTCCTCCCAAGGGCGTGGCTTCGGTGCTTGACCGGCTCGCTGGTCGCGGAAGTCTTCAAGGACCTCCCGGACCTTCGCCTGGTCCACCTGTGGCGTCTGGCCTTTCTCGCGAATGTGGTGCACCACTTGGCTAACGCCCTTCTTGATCACGCCACGGGTGGCACGCGGTGTGGCCTCGGCCTCAACCCCTCGGCGCTCCAGCTCAGTGGCGAAGGCCTCTCGCCACTTCTGCGGGTCGCCCTTCTTCACGTTCAACCGACGGCCGTCATAGCCCAGGCTCTTCACCGTCAGGTGGATGTGGGGGCTATCCGTGTCGGTGTGCAGCGCCATGACATACTGATGATTCTGGCCAAACTGTCGTTTGGCGAATGCTCGGACGGCATTCTTCACGTCACGCGGCTCAGTGCCGGCCGGCATGGACATGATGATGTTGGTCGTGTCGCGGGTGTTCTTCCGGCGTTTGCCCTGGTCCTGCGCCCAATCCTTGGCCAGGGCGCGAACCTCGTCTTTCCCTTTGATCACATCGCCATGTTCGTCCTCGAGCTCCAGGTTGCCATTGCGGCTGATGTAGTCCAAGTGGGATTGGACATGATCGGCTCCCTTGGCATTACCGGTGATCTTCACCATGACCTCGGGCGCATAGTTCACAACTCGCCGGGCACGCGCATGATTGCCGGTTCGTCCGCCCTTGCTCTTGACCGGGCCTTCCAGCAGGTCAGCAATCGTGTCGTCAGCCAGACTACCCATCTTTCCTCCTTCGGGTGGCCTTTAATGTGGCTTTCGCTTCCACCCCGCACCGTTCCAGCTCGTCTGCAAAGACCTCCCGCCACTTCTGCGGGTCGCCCTTCGCCACATGCAACCGACGCCCATCATTGCCAAGATTCCGCACCGTAAGTTGGACATGCGGATTGTCGGTGTCCGTGTGCAGGGCCATGGCATACTGATAATTCTGACCAAATTGCCGCTTGGCGAACGCCTGGGAGGCCCTTTTTAGCGCCTGCGGGTCGGTTCCGGCCGGCATCGACAGAACGATATTGGTGGTATAACGAGAGTTCTTGCGCTGCAGACCTTGAAACCTCGACCAGTCTCTAGCCAAGTCACGGACCATATCTTCCGTGAAAGAGAACTGGCCGCTTTCGTCCTCAAGCTCCACTGCTCCGTTCTTACTGATGCGAAGCAAATCGCTCTCAACTTGGTCCGCATCGTATGCATTACTGACTATCCGCACGACGACTTCCGGCTTATCCATCATCCCTCCATCGATTCATGTTCCTGGACAGCAGACTGGCCACCCGGTCCTTGTGCTGCTCAATTCTCTCGGCCAGCGCCTCGATGGCCTCTCGCTTGAGCTTGTCGCTCTCACGAAATTCGATGTTCAAAACCTTGGCGACCTGGTTCAGGTTTTTACCAATGGCACGCAATTCCCTGTTTGACTCCCGCAAGACGGCCACCTCGGCGTCCGTCAGCACGGGCTCTTGATACAGTTCAGCCATGACCATCGACGTGACCCAACTGGTACGGCTGGGATAGCCCTCCTCTTGAGCACGTTGTGTTAGCCAGCGTTCCTGAGTGGGTGATAGGCGGATGGTGAGCTTTCGGGACCTAGCTTCGTCCTCTTGGTCGTCCGCCATTACAGTCACAGCCCTGCCGGCAACGCGCTGAATCATTCGCCGCAGCATGTCCGACTCGCGTAGGCCGTTGGCCTTGCAGAACTGCGCCCAGGCGTTCTTCTCGATTTCTGTCAGGCGTGCTTCAACTCTCGGCATAGTCCAGTTTTCTCCACCGCTGAGAGGTGGGCTAGGCAAGTTTGCCGGCATACGCCAGCACTTGCCGAATCCTGCCCTAGCTCTAAATCCATACATTCTTTTCGTACGCACGAAAAATGGCTGGCATTCCAAATGGGATAAACAGCAACAGGTAAGAGCGCTAGGCTTCGCCATTAGTAATACGGACGGACCTGTCTCAAACCTACTCGTTGCCTGGGGCTGATCCAGAGGCTCCGCCATTAGACATAGGGGAGGGACTTTGAACACTCTCGGTTGATCCGGCTCCCGGTGGTGAAGCTTCAGTTTCAGTACGCACGCGCCGACGCCTGGCCATTTCAGCTTTCATCCAATGGCCAGCGGCACGCATCTCAGCCCGCAGGTCCTCGATCTCCTCGGGTGTCAAACGATGGTAGCTCACTGGGTCTCCTCCTAAGATGTATCACGCCGGAGCTGCGGATATATCGCTGCCCTAGCCCTAGGTCTCAAG contains these protein-coding regions:
- a CDS encoding ETEC_3214 domain-containing protein; this encodes MSKISSLPRDELKRRIRIEWPELKWSGDFGWFCGAFMRSDMLFFRFFKKFFKWFWPVLLGAFLVVGGMKDFLGFYKDFLKQKRAEDGLKMMNSGVSIKHVESVFGAPVLESHDESGDLAEYVYSFKRFYLQVVFNEIYNQVVFYAVTSKDSGFKPRVPYVNGSLGMKFSEISEAYEAPEAALSSKYFQYSEGVYLGNPGNYRNIYLAYNPLGVSYGDISPLPFDQTPIPSREVLEDFRDTTHPNTYGVGSILGTMKGEETKFGVGVEYFSSRDLPEHQY
- a CDS encoding relaxase/mobilization nuclease domain-containing protein: MGSLADDTIADLLEGPVKSKGGRTGNHARARRVVNYAPEVMVKITGNAKGADHVQSHLDYISRNGNLELEDEHGDVIKGKDEVRALAKDWAQDQGKRRKNTRDTTNIIMSMPAGTEPRDVKNAVRAFAKRQFGQNHQYVMALHTDTDSPHIHLTVKSLGYDGRRLNVKKGDPQKWREAFATELERRGVEAEATPRATRGVIKKGVSQVVHHIREKGQTPQVDQAKVREVLEDFRDQRAGQAPKPRPWEDRIKERQTYVRKAWLTAAQDLAQSHDSDDQELAKCITAFVGSMPSMKTKRHELQEKIVERLQRSAQTCQGKVEGRAQDYQDER
- a CDS encoding relaxase/mobilization nuclease domain-containing protein yields the protein MMDKPEVVVRIVSNAYDADQVESDLLRISKNGAVELEDESGQFSFTEDMVRDLARDWSRFQGLQRKNSRYTTNIVLSMPAGTDPQALKRASQAFAKRQFGQNYQYAMALHTDTDNPHVQLTVRNLGNDGRRLHVAKGDPQKWREVFADELERCGVEAKATLKATRRRKDG
- the mobC gene encoding plasmid mobilization relaxosome protein MobC, translated to MPRVEARLTEIEKNAWAQFCKANGLRESDMLRRMIQRVAGRAVTVMADDQEDEARSRKLTIRLSPTQERWLTQRAQEEGYPSRTSWVTSMVMAELYQEPVLTDAEVAVLRESNRELRAIGKNLNQVAKVLNIEFRESDKLKREAIEALAERIEQHKDRVASLLSRNMNRWRDDG